The proteins below are encoded in one region of Coffea arabica cultivar ET-39 chromosome 4c, Coffea Arabica ET-39 HiFi, whole genome shotgun sequence:
- the LOC113738389 gene encoding protein NEN1, with translation MNLAMVPAVDKSEIAFFDVETSVPTRQGQGFAILEFGAILVCPKKLIELESYSTLVKPSDLSLISNLSVRCNGISRDAVISAPTFAEIADKVYGILHGRIWAGHNILRFDCARIREAFAEIDRPAPEPKGTIDSLALLTQRFGRRAGDMKMATLATYFGIGQQTHRSLDDVRMNLEVLKYCATVLFLESSLPDIFTENSWVSPNATTRSRSNGKASPEAIGLDSNEPSSSSKVENHLRSTPANHLEEAHPILSLVTPVTNIDVQDIVDPNAIGTDPFDMGLLRNEMEREPLQVEDSMEEEESGSALQESSTTSSEGSCGLIDFLEPDEISIPSVSVILAPFYRGTRKIQILHKSIALHVCCRQLKVRFGISKKFFDPAGRPRLSFVVNASPSLCRILDEIDKLAQRLSVDSGSSSEWRPSVTRKAGFWNFPTVRLHLPTIADGDVVRWATEIYQKESSTIQRLVFSKFDTVELDPLFTPGNFVDAYFSLDTYDYQQNAGIRLVAKKLIVHPN, from the exons ATGAATTTAGCAATGGTTCCGGCCGTGGATAAGTCGGAAATTGCGTTCTTCGATGTGGAAACCAGCGTTCCAACTCGGCAGGGTCAAGGGTTTGCGATTTTGGAATTTGGGGCGATTTTGGTTTGCCCCAAAAAGCTAATTGAGCTGGAGAGTTACTCGACTCTTGTTAAACCCTCTGATTTGTCCCTCATTTCTAATCTTTCTGTTCGGTGTAATGGGATTAGTAGAGATGCCGTGATTTCGGCTCCAACTTTTGCTGAAATAGCTGATAAAGTCTACGGCATTCTCCATG GGAGGATATGGGCAGGGCACAATATACTAAGATTTGATTGTGCTCGGATTAGAGAAGCTTTCGCCGAGATCGATAGGCCAGCTCCGGAGCCCAAGGGAACtattgattcactggcattgtTAACACAAAGATTTGGAAGAAGAGCTGGTGACATGAAG ATGGCCACTCTTGCGACCTATTTTGGAATTGGTCAGCAAACACATAG GAGTTTAGATGATGTTCGGATGAATCTTGAGGTTCTCAAGTATTGTGCTACTGTTTTATTCTTG GAGTCCAGCCTTCCTGATATATTCACAGAGAATAGTTGGGTTTCTCCAAACGCTACTACAAGAAGTCGCAGCAATGGGAAGGCCTCTCCTGAAGCAATAGGCTTGGACTCAAATGAACCATCATCCAGCAGTAAAGTTGAAAATCATCTGAGATCAACTCCTGCAAATCacctggaggaagctcatccaATCTTGTCTCTTGTAACTCCCGTCACAAATATAGATGTCCAGGATATAGTTGATCCTAACGCCATTGGGACAGACCCCTTTGACATGGGCTTGTTGAGGAATGAAATGGAGAGAGAACCCCTTCAAGTAGAGGACAGcatggaagaagaagaatctggtTCAGCCTTACAAGAATCTTCAACAACTTCATCTGAGGGTTCTTGCGGTCTGATTGATTTCCTCGAGCCTGATGAAATTTCTATACCTTCTGTGTCTGTCATTCTTGCCCCCTTTTACCGTGGGACTCGGAAGATACAAATATTGCATAAAAGTATAGCATTACATGTCTGTTGTAGGCAACTGAAAGTGCGCTTTGGAATTAGTAAGAAATTTTTTGATCCTGCTGGTCGCCCCCGGTTGAGTTTTGTGGTGAATGCATCACCAAGCCTATGCAGAATTTTAGATGAAATTGACAAGCTTGCTCAAAGGCTGTCTGTGGATTCTGGTAGCAGCTCCGAATGGAGGCCTTCTGTGACTAGAAAGGCTGGCTTCTGGAACTTTCCTACTGTGCGACTGCA CTTACCCACCATAGCAGATGGTGATGTGGTTCGTTGGGCCACAGAGATATACCAAAAAGAATCTTCGACCATACAAAGGCTTGTGTTCAGTAAATTTGACACTGTAGAACTAGATCCCTTATTTACACCTGGGAATTTTGTGGATGCATACTTCTCCTTGGATACTTATGACTACCAGCAGAATGCTGGCATCCGTCTAGTGGCAAAGAAGTTGATTGTACACCCCAACTGA
- the LOC113739272 gene encoding pentatricopeptide repeat-containing protein At5g48910, whose amino-acid sequence MFVEKSLPAVQINTRALQQRLFSLLQNCKTIKHLSQIHTQVIINGFSQTNFILVNLLSFYITSGNLKSASEVFEQVQSPSTNVWNQIIRGHGRSEKPCKSVELFNLMGKSEALPDGYSYSYVINGCTKGGLLSEGRMVHGKVWKHGFCSNVFVQTNLLNLYSSCGGEDGVSNAQYVFDEMGKRSIVTWNSLLSGFFRCGDVDGARRIFDEMPERNVVSWTTMIDGCLGNGRCGQALALFHQMRRAQVEPDQVTLVVLLSACAELGDLNLGRWIHRYSFEILSDGKQPKLLSLNNALIHMYASCGVTNDAYRVFKEMPQKTTVSWTSMITGFAKQGYAKEALKLFHEMDRLRESNVKPDEMTFLGVLSACSHTGHVDQGWRYFCSMSQTWGVEPRVEHYGCMVDVLSRAGLLDEAVELVRTMPMKPNDVVWGALLGGCRIYKNVELASHVDKMLDMELEPDRAAGYCMLLSDVYSTARRWQEAHTVKQKIVEMGVRKPSGRSWVQINGVLHDFVVNDRAHKHSHLIYDMLGLIRKEMNLHGY is encoded by the coding sequence ATGttcgttgaaaaatcccttcccGCGGTACAAATCAATACCAGAGCCCTCCAACAACGCCTCTTTTCACTATTGCAAAATTGTAAAACCATCAAACACCTATCCCAAATCCACACTCAAGTTATCATCAATGGCTTTTCTCAGACAAACTTCATTCTTGTCAACCTATTATCCTTCTACATCACCTCTGGTAATCTCAAAAGTGCATCCGAAGTTTTTGAACAAGTCCAAAGTCCCAGCACCAATGTTTGGAACCAAATTATCAGAGGCCATGGCCGAAGCGAAAAACCCTGTAAATCGGTGGAGTTGTTCAATCTAATGGGGAAATCAGAAGCTTTGCCTGATGGGTATTCGTATTCTTATGTTATTAATGGTTGTACAAAAGGGGGCTTGTTGAGTGAAGGTCGAATGGTTCATGGGAAGGTTTGGAAACATGGGTTCTGCTCAAATGTGTTTGTTCAGACTAATTTGTTGAATTTGTACTCTTCTTGTGGAGGCGAGGATGGTGTTAGTAATGCGCAAtatgtgtttgatgaaatgggTAAGAGAAGCATTGTGACTTGGAATTCATTGCTTTCGGGCTTTTTTAGGTGCGGGGATGTTGATGGGGCACGTCGAATATTTGATGAGATGCCGGAGAGAAATGTGGTTTCTTGGACGACCATGATTGATGGATGTTTGGGAAATGGGAGGTGTGGGCAAGCATTGGCTCTGTTTCATCAGATGCGCAGGGCCCAAGTGGAACCTGATCAGGTTACCTTGGTGGTGCTGCTCTCAGCATGTGCTGAATTGGGTGATTTAAATTTGGGGAGATGGATTCATCGGTATAGCTTTGAGATTCTGAGCGATGGAAAACAGCCAAAGCTGCTCTCATTGAACAATGCGTTGATTCATATGTATGCTAGCTGTGGTGTAACGAATGATGCTTATAGAGTATTCAAAGAGATGCCACAGAAAACAACAGTTTCTTGGACTAGTATGATCACAGGCTTTGCAAAACAGGGGTATGCAAAAGAGGCTCTTAAATTATTCCACGAAATGGATAGGTTGAGAGAAAGCAATGTTAAACCTGATGAAATGACATTCTTGGGTGTGTTGTCTGCTTGCAGCCACACTGGTCATGTTGACCAGGGATGGCGCTATTTCTGCAGTATGAGTCAAACATGGGGTGTTGAACCAAGGGTTGAACATTACGGGTGCATGGTTGATGTCTTGAGTCGAGCTGGATTATTAGATGAAGCAGTTGAGCTTGTTAGGACTATGCCTATGAAACCAAATGATGTAGTCTGGGGTGCTCTTCTTGGTGGCTGTAGGATTTATAAAAATGTGGAACTTGCTTCTCATGTGGATAAAATGTTGGACATGGAGCTTGAACCTGACAGAGCTGCAGGGTATTGCATGCTCTTGTCAGATGTATATTCTACCGCTAGAAGGTGGCAGGAAGCACATACTGTAAAACAGAAGATAGTGGAGATGGGAGTGAGAAAGCCTTCAGGTCGAAGTTGGGTTCAGATAAATGGAGTCCTTCATGATTTTGTGGTCAATGACAGAGCGCACAAGCATTCACATTTGATCTATGATATGCTTGGTTTGATAAGGAAAGAAATGAACTTGCATGGTTACTAG